The Candidatus Rubidus massiliensis DNA segment ATCGTTGGGCCGCAGAAATAAAGCGATTGATCTTGTCTTTTATGCTTAAGCGATTATGAATTAACATGGGTTGAGCCATCAAAAGAGGCAGGATATCTTGACTGGAGATTTTATTTTTTTTATATAACCAAAGAGCCATTAAAGAGGGACCTCGATCCATAGCTTGTCGGCAGGTGATATTCATAGTGATGGGCTGAATTTTAACAACGAGTCGATCTAATATTTTTAAATAAGCCAATTCGATAAAATCATTTCTTTCTGAAGCATTTAAACGATCTTTATGTGCAAAATATTCATCCTGCGTTTCTTGCAAGACACATTGAAGTATTTCTTCAACATTTACTATTTTTTTAGACCAATAATAATAACTACTTTGTAAATGCTTTAAAAAATCATTTTTAAAAACAGCTATATCAACATCATTACCTTTTTGCCAGTAAAAAGGAGAGTTTTTATCTAAAGATACAACCGTTAAATGAGGATATAATTCTTCTAAAGCTTCTATATAATGACTTAGCTTTCCTTCCATTCCTTTGCGCCGCATTAAATTGATATAAAGGTGATTGGGACTTAATTTTAAAAATAAAGCAAACTCAGGTGCCATTTTTAAAGGCAATGGCAGCCACCACAATTTGGGAGGAAATTGATAAAAAGGTTGTCCACAACGAAAAAGAATGGTTTTATCTAATACATCTATCCTAGAAGGTATATTACCTTGCGTAAATTGATCTTCTAAGAAGGCAACTTTTTTTATTCCTTGAAAAACACCCTTTTCTCTTAATCGATAAACACTAGTTATGGCTGACAACAAATTTTCTTGCTGCGAGTCAATATGCTCGTAAAAAAACCGCTTATTTAAATCTGTAGTATCAACCCCTAAAAAGAGATAGATTATAAATTGTTCGAGGATATTTTTCTCCCCCCCATTTATAGACTCATATTCTTTAAGATAATATGTACAGGCTTGTCTAATTTTATCAACTAATGTTTCATGATACTGACGATCAATTACTTGATTTGAATTTCGAATATATTTAAAAAGCGCGTTTATGGAATTTGGTTGAATCTCTTCCATCGAGTAATTGTTAGCAAACTTTTGTAATTTTTGATGATAAGAACGATAAAGTGACGAATTGAAGACGTTATTTCCTTCTTCGATCGACCCTTGTATAAAAAAATATGGGATAACAAAAGCTAGACAGGCAGCTAAGCCGTAAATCAAGTATTTCATTTAATTTTATATTATAAATTGTCTATAAAACTTTGCATGGCAAAAGATAACTCGTTTGCAAAGGTAGGATAATTTTTTTTAAAAAAATCCTCGAGCTTTGCCTTAATTTTCCTTAAATCGTCTTTTACAAAAGTTATCTCTAACATGTTTTTATCGATTATAATCTTTCCAGGATCTAAATGAAATATTTCTTTATCGATTAAACCTATATTATGAATGATCCCATAATCTAAATCTCTAAGACCTTTATTATAGATCTTTAAATAGAACTGAAATAACTGAGTTAATAACTGTTTTGCTTCTTCTTTTTGATTTAGGTCAAGCAAAGCTTTTAAGTAATCAGCCAAAACGATCCCTTTTGTTTGTAAAACAATTGGAACATGATTTAAAGAAATAATTCTTTGGGTACCATATTTATCTTGAATGCAAATATTGCTTTTTAGAGTCCCGTTTAAATCAACAAATAGTAATCCAGCTTCGTCTTTAAATTTTGTAAAAGCAATATGATAACCTAAAAAAGTAGCTTCTAGTTTCTTTTTTCTTTTTTGAAAATGTCTCTCCCTTATAGCCTTAAAAACGGCTTGAGGTAAGATTTCCATAAAAAAAGAAGGTCTTAATCGCTTAAATTTAAACAGTTTAAGCACGGTTTTTTTATCAGATCCGAGATAAGTCGAGGACTGCCCTCCTTCGCCTAAATATTGAAAATTTTGATCTAATAAATGAAGAGCTGATAAGTTATCTGATGCAAAATCCCATTCTTTTTTATAGGTAAGATGAGAGGTTATATTTGCTTTTCTCAAATTATCATTTAGATAAAGATAACAAAAAAAGATAGAAAGAATAACAAAAAGAACACTTACAGCATTAAGTGTTCTTTTTGCCTTTAAATCAAAAACAAAGTCTTTAATCATACATTATAGCTAGAAGAACTTACATTACCACCTTTTCCAGTCCAATTCGTATGGAAAAATTCACCTCTTTCGCGATCGATCCTCTCGTATGTATGCGCTCCAAAAAAATCTCTTTGGGCTTGTAGTAAGTTAGCCGGGAGGTTGGCTGTCCTATATCCATCAAAAAATGTTAATGCCGTCGAAAAACAAGGGGCCGCAAGTCCAAGTTCCGCAGCTATTGAAACCACTTTGCGCCAACTTTGCTGCATATTTACAAGAGCATTTTTAAAAAAATCATCTAAAATCAAATTTTGTAGATTTGGATTTTTTTCAAAAGCTTTCTTTATATCATTTAAAAAAGCGCTCCTAATGATACAACCACCACGCCACATTAAAGCTATACTACCATAATTTAATTGCCATTTATATTCGTTAGCAGCTTCCTTCATTAACATAAAACCTTGCGCGTAGCTTATAATTTTAGAGGCATATAATGCTTGTCTAATTCTTTCGATAAATTCATTTTTATCACCGCTAAAATTATTATCAACTTCAGGAAAAATGCGACTTGCAAATTTTCTTTCTTCTTTTAAAGCTGAAAGACAACGTGCAAATACAGCTTCGCCGATTAAAGTTAATGGCATTCCTAGATCTAACGCATTTATAACAGTCCATTTGCCAGTCCCTTTTTGTCCTGCTACATCTAAAATTTTATCGATTAACTCTTCCCCATTTTCATCTTTAAATCCAAAAATGGCACTGGTAATTTCGATTAAGTAACTATTTAATTCCGTTTTATTCCAATTATCAAAGATATGATGCAATTCTTGATTTGAAGTTTTTAACGCATGCTTTAGTAAAAAATAAGCTTCACCAATTAATTGCATGTCACCATATTCTATTCCATTGTGAACCATTTTCACATAGTGACCAGCGCCTCCATGCCCCACCCAATCGCAACAGGGAAGTCCATCAACTTTAGCACTGATTGATTGAAAGATATCCTTTACATGAGGCCACGCTTCTTCATTTCCACCTGGCATAATCGAAGGACCGTGCCGAGCGCCATCTTCACCACCCGAAATTCCTGTGCCTATATATAAAATCCCTTTTTGGTTTAAATAATCCATACGACGAGCAGTATCTGTATATAAACTATTCCCACCATCAATAATAATATCCCCTTTTTCTAAGAAAGGTAAGCAGTGTTCGATGAACTCATCGACTGGTTTTCCAGCTTTAACCATTAACATAATACGACGGGGTCTTTTTAAGGATTTAATAAATTCTTCTAAAGAATGGGTAGGTATAATTTTAGAGCCTTTAGCTGGTCCCTCTAAAAATTCATCTACTTTAGATACTGTTCTATTATAAACGGCAACCGTAAAACCATGATCATTCATATTTAACGCAAGGTTTTGACCCATTACAGCTAAACCAATTAAACCTATATCCGCTTGAGCTTCCATTCTTTATATCCTTATTTTCAACTTGCTTGGAATTTTTCCAATCTTTAAAATTTACCTTTTGTTCTCGTAGCTCAGCAGGATAGAGCGGTTGCCTCCTAAGCAGCAGGTCGCGCGTTCGAATCGCGCCGAGAACGATTTAGCTAGTTCTCTTCCCTTTTACAAAACCATCAATCCCTTTTGCTATTGCTAGAGCCATCAATTTTTGATAATTAGAATCTTTGATTTTATTCATTTCTAATTGATTTGTGACAAAGCCACACTCAACCAAAACAGCTGGCATTTTTGTTTCTCTAATAACTGCAAAATTCCCGTGTCGGACGCCTCTTGATTTAGCGTTTGTTATTTGTATAATTTGACTTAAAATATCATTTGCCAAAACTTTAGATTCTCCACAACGATTTTCATTTCCTTTTGATTGAAAATAATAAATTTCAACCCCTTCTGCATTTTTACTTGGAGCTGAATTATAGTGTACGCTTACAAATAAATGGCATTCTTGTTTATTGGCAAAATCAGCTCTTTTATTTAATTCGATAAAACAATCGGTTGACCTTGTTAATTTTACTTCATAACCCAATTTTTCTAAATAATCTCTTACAAAAATTGTCGTTGCTAAATTTAAATTTTTTTCATGATATTTAGGATTTGTGTGGGAATGTGTCCCAAAATCATCGCCCCCATGTCCAGCATCCAAAACAATAATAGGCTTTTGGTTTTTTTGAGAGGGATAAACCGGCGGAGGTAAATTTGTTGGAGTGCAAACAGGTGAACTATCATATTGTACTCTTTTTGAAGCGCAACTGGTAAATAAAAATACAAGTGCACAAAAGGTCATAAGATATAAAATTTTTTTCATATTAAACTAACGATACATGGTTTTTTTGATTGCATAGTTCAAAAGCTATTTTTACATCGTCAAACTCTATCGTTTTATGGGCAAATATTTGATATTTTTCATGTCCTTTTCCAGCAAGTAAAATAGTATCATTGTCTTCTGCTATTTCAATGGCTCTTTTTATTGCTAAATAACGATCTAATACTACTTCATATTTTGCGTCAGATGAAAAACCCTTAACAATTTCTTGTGATATAATTTCTGGATCTTCTGATCTTGGATTATCGTTTGTTATGATTGTATAATCAGAATAACTTTCACAAACTTTAGCCATTTTTGGCCTCTTTCCTTTATCGCGATCACCCCCACAACCAAATACTGTAATAATTTTTCCTTTTTTCAATTCATTAAGGGTTTCTAATACATTTTTTAATGGATCATCAGCATGAGCGTAATCCACAAAAATATTTAGATTTAAATCATTTGGAACTGGTTGTAATCGGCCAGGCACAAAGGGAAAAGTTTCTACTAACTGTAAAATCCGTTCCATGGAGATTTTTGCAATTATGCCAACACATATAGCAGCTAATACATTATAGACATTAAATTTTCCTACAAAATTGCTTTTAACTTTATAAAGCTTACCTTGGTAATTTAGATCGAACGTATTAACAGAACTACTTAAGACAATATTTGTCGCGCGCACGTCGGCTTCCTTTTCTATGCCATAAGATAAAATAGCGCCACCTACTACCATTTTCTCTGACCAAGGGCAATCAATATTAATTACACTTACAGGATGTTTTTTTGAGCTTTTTTGCAAACTTTTAAAAAGTTTTTGTTTTGCCTTTGCATACTCTTCCATCCCTTTATGGTAATCGAGATGTTCATGTGATAAATTTGTATAGATGGCAATATCGAAATGAATGTTTTGCAAACGGTTTTGTTCTAATCCATGAGAGGAAACTTCCATGACAGCTGATTTACAACCTTCATTTATCATCTCTTTTAAAAACTTTTGGTTGGTAATGGCATCAGGCGTTGTATGAGTGGATTGATAGCGATGATTTCCAATGATATATTCAATTGTTCCTAATAAGCCACAAGACGGAAGAACATCATTTAAAATATGCCTTACTAAAAAGCTTGTTGTTGTTTTGCCATTAGTTCCAGTAACTCCTACCATGAAAAGATTATTACTTGGCATGGAATAGTAAGTGGCAGCTAAATCAGCTTCTATACTTGCGATATTTTTATGAATAAGTTGTGTTACATTCTTTAAAGTTGGATCGAACAAGTCTGTAACAATCGCAATCGCACCACTTTTAACAGCTTGTGTAATAAATAAATTGCCGTCATATGTATTACCTTTGCGGGCAATAAATAAATTACCTGGGACTACTAATTGTGAATTGGAACAAATTCCCGTAATCTCAATCTCTTTTGAACCTTTGATTTCAGTAAAATTAATTCCTTTAATGAGCCGTTTTAATTTCATAGCTTTGTCAATAATTGTATCAAAGTTTTACATTAGCAAAAATAGCTCTAGGTATAAAGAAAAAACATTCACAAGGCTAACTTATCCACTATGTGGATTATTCCACTCATTATAAAGTTGTCTCATTTTTTTTACTTCTGGATACCAATCGGCTTTATCTTCGTCAAAACGGGGATCTCCTTTAGGATAGCCATAAGGGTCGTCTGGTGGAATACCAAGGTAAGCTAAAAACTTTTGACTAATTTCTCTAAAAACTGGCGCTGAGCAAAATCCCCCATGATGCTTTTTTCCAACCCCTGGAATAAAACCATACTCTGGCTCATCCATTGTAACAATCAAAACAAATGCCGGATCATTAACTGGTGTAAATCCAATAAAGCTTGAAAAGTAAACTTTTTCACAATAATTTCCATTTTCAATTTTTTTTGCTGTTCCTGTTTTTCCAGCTTCCGTATAGCCCCAAATATTGGCTCTCGAAGATGTGCCTCCTTGCTTAGTCGAATATTTTAAGCAAGTCACAACTTCTTTAATAATTTCATCTTCCAATACTTTTGGAAATTTTTTTTGTCGATTTTCTGAGGTATTATCTTTGATAATTTCTTGAATACCACGACTATCTTTTCGAACAATTTTTTTTACAATGGTAGGCTCGACTAAGTAGCCACCGTTTGCAAAAACCGAATAGGCTCTTAACATTTGTATTGAATTCACCATAATATTGTGACCCATAGCCAAAGAAAACGGTGTTGGAACAGACCATTCTAAACAGCCATTAGGATGTTTTTTACCAGGCTTTGGAACTAATCCGGCAGATTCCCCCGGTAATTCAATATTAGTTTTTTTACCAAAACCAAATGTATCACATAAGATGTCTCTATAAAATTCATTCCCAAATTCATTTACAACTTTTTCCATTAGCCTTGCCAAATATATATTTGATGATTTTTGAAAGGCTAAATACATATTTAAATAGTGGTGAAGATGTGTATCTACCAAAGGCTTGGCTCTTCCTGGAAATTGACTGTTACTCGTAGGAACCATTTCATGAGGATTAAATAATGGCTTTTTGCCCTTTTTTTTTTGCTCAAGGTTCGCTTTTAAAGCAACCGCTAATGTTATGGCCTTTAATATGGACCCAGGTTCTTGTGCGTCAGTTACAGCTTTTACTTTGGTGTGTTCCATTAAATTTGGATTATTAAAAAATCTTTTATAATCGCTTGGGTAAAAAAATGGATATTGAGCTAATGCTAAGATTTCTCCCGTTTTTGGATTCATAGCAACAGCCCAACCTGACTTAGCTTTCGCTTTTCGAACTCCTTTTGCTATTTCTTCTTCAGCTATAGCTTGCAGGCCATGATTAATCGTTAAGTAAATGTCAGCACCATTTTGAGGTAATGAAATAATTTCTTGAGTTTCAATAGCATTGCGAGGAGATCGCATCAACCGTTTTTTTCCATTTTTTCCTTTCAACAAATCATCAAAATAAAGCTCTAATCCGCCTGTTGGTATCCCTTGTTTTGTTTTTTCATCTTTTTGGCTTTGGATGGTATGTAGAACTTGACCGAGCATTGGTCCATAAGGGTAAGAGCGTTGATAATCGTTTACAAAAAAGAGTGCATTGAGTGGAATTTTGTTTTTCTTAGCAAATGGATTCCACCATTTTAAAATATCCTCTTTTGTTTCTTTTTCCAACCACATAGCTAATTTACGATCATGACTTTTTTTATCAAATTGCTCCCTAAAACTTAATTGCTCTTCTTTCGTCAAATGTAATATTTTAACGAGGTTTGTAATAACAAATTCCTTAAACCTATCAGGAATTGATTCTGGATCTACATGCAAATGAAATTTTAAAATATCCATAACAAAGCTTTGGGGCTTTTCAGGATGCCCTCTTTTCAAAGGTGAATTGGAAATAAATTTTCCTCTACTAAATGGTTCATAAACATAAAAGTAATGTTGCTTATTGGCTTGAGATGTCCAATAGTTTCCATCAATAATTTGCAAATAATAAAATTTTATAATGAGTATACAAAACAGCAGGAGGCAAAAAAAAGCGATAAAGGGTAAGCGACTTTTATCTAAATTATTCATTCACTTTTCTTGAGCTAATATTTGTGGCAATTGGATTATTTCATTCTCATAAGGATATTTTAAATGACTAAATTCAGGCTTTCTGTGTAATTCCATAAGATGAACCGGACTTTCAAATTGTTCAATCTCGTAACGTAATCGATTATTCTCTTCTTGAATACTTTTAAGCTCTTTGTTCAATTGTGGAATCGATAATTTAAGTTCAGTTATGTCATTTAAACGATTAATATAAAAATAAAGTAAAATGGAAATTGTAAAAATACAAGTAATAGCTTTGAAAGAAAATGTAAAGTTTTTTTCCATGATAAATTTTAAATTTTTTGTATTATCCTTAATTTTGAACTTCTGGAACGGGGATTTTTTTCCATTTCTTGCGAAGTGGGAGCTATTGGTTTTTTAGTGACAAGTGTAACTCTTGGTTGCTTATCTAAAAAAACACCTCCGATCCCTGAAGTATCCTCTTTATCACTTGCTTCATATCGAAAATAATTTTTAATAATTCTATCTTCTAAACTATGAAAGCTAATAATACAAGCTCTACTACCACTCGATAATTTTTCTACAATAACTGGCAAAATTTTTTCTAAAACTAAAAGCTCTCGATTAACAGCTATGCGTAAAGCTTGGAAAATTAATGTCGCAAAATGAATCCCTTTTTTATGAAACTTTTGTAAAGGTTGTAATATATTCACTAATTCCTTAGTCGTTGTTATCTCTTTTTCAACTCTTGCCTTTACGATTAAGCGTGCTGCAAAACGCCACTGTTTTTCCTCTCCATAGTCTCTAAAAATTTTGCCAAGTTCAGCTTCTGTTAAATTTGCTATGAGATCGGCCGCTGTTTGATTCGATTGATTGTTCATTCTCATATCCAATGGCCCTTCTTTCATAAAGCTAAAACCTTTTTCAGCTTGATCTAGTTGCATAGAAGAAACGCCAAGATCCAAAATAATTCCATCTATAGTCTTTAATTTAAGCTTTTTTAGAATTAAATCTAGTTCTTCAAAGTTTGCATGGATAAATTTAATTTTATTTTCCCATTTCTTCAGACGCTCTTTAGTCAATAAAAACGTTGACTGGTCTTGATCAATACCAATAAAAAGTTCAATTTCCGAATGCGCTTCTAAGATAGCTTCGGCGTGCCCTCCAGCACCTAATGTTCCATCGACAAAAACTTTAAGTTTTTTGCCTTCAAAAGCCTGTACACATTCATCTAATAATACTGAAAAATGGGGATACATAAGAACCTAAAAAGGATTATAATAGGAATTAGTAGTATAGCGAAAAAAGAGATAAAAAATAACTATTGTTGCGTTAAAATTAGTTTTCAGTATTAAAGCTTTATAACTTGTAAAAACTATTCAGATAATATTGACTTAAAACGCGGAATATCCTATTGTAAACTTTTAGATTTAAATTATTTAGAATAAACAACCTTTGATTCATAAACGTGCGTCCACAAATCTATCATATAGATGATCATAGTATTGATCATCACTCCATTGATCCCGATGCTCTTTTGGTTATGGAAAAACTAAAAAATGCAGGTTTTACCGCTTATCTAGTAGGTGGTGGGGTCAGAGATCTAATTCTTAAAAAACAACCTAAAGATTTTGATATCTCTACCTCAGCTAAGCCAGAAGAGATAAAAAGAATCTTTCAACGCAACTGTATCTTAATTGGAAGACGTTTTCGTTTAGCTCATATCCGCTTTGGTCATAAAATATTAGAAGTATCTACTTTTCGAACCGGTGCTGATGAAGGTGATCTTATAGTTCATGACAATGAATGGGGTAAACCTGAAGAAGACGTGTTAAGACGAGATTTTACAATTAACGGTTTATTCTACGATCCTTCTACCCGCTCTGTTATTGATTATGTAGGGGGATGGAAAGATATACATGACAAACTTATTCGGACCATCGGTAATCCCCTCATTCGTTTTAGACAAGATCCTGTAAGGATGATTCGGTTATTAAAATTTCAAGCGCGTTATGGCTTTTCAATTGATCCCCCAGCTCAAATAGCCTTGACAACCTGTAAAGAAGAACTTGTTAAAAGTTCTCCAGCTAGAATTTTAGAAGAAATGTTTAGAATGCTAGAATCAGGGTATGCTTCTAAATTTATTCATTTAATGACTGAATTTGGGTTACTTGAACTTTTATTCCCCTGTTTAACCCATTTTCTTGAAACCAAAAATGGTAAAGAAATTTATCATTATTTAGATTTTGCTGATCAAATAAATCGACAAAATGTAAGACGAAGTTTAGAAAGATCCATTTTAACAAGCTGCTTACTTTACCCAATATTAGAAAAAGAAATACAAAAACAATTTTTGGATAAAGATATCAATCCTCATATAAGTGATGTAATGCTCGTTACAACCTCTTTAATAAAAGCTTTTGTAACTTCTTCTTTTTCCCATTTCCCAAGAAGAATAAGTTCAACCGTTACTTATATTTTAGCCATGCAGTATAGATTAACTCCTCCAAATGGCAAAAGGCACTCTAAGCCTAAGTTTGTTCGCAATAAAGAATTTATTTTAGCTTTAAAGTTTTTAAAATTGCGAACTTTAATCAATAACGATTTATTACATCACTATTCTCATTGGCGTGAAATTTATCGTCAGGCTGAGCATCATAAAGATCGCAAACACAATCACAAGCCAAGACCACAACATGTTGCAAAAACAGTATAGTCTAAATGTCAACGATACGACTATTTATGTTTCCGAACCAGAGGGAGTCACTGGTTGTCTACCAGGTCTTTTTTACTTTGCAGCTTCTGGCAAAAACACCTTAACTCAAGAACCTTTTTGTCAACCTGTAGAATTTATTAATCGTTATAAAATTAGAGTCTATTCATTAGATCTACCGTATCACAAAGTAAATGATGATACATCTCTTGCTATCCCAAAATGGATTCAAGCCTGGAATCAGGACTCTAATTTTTTTACTCTTTTTTTGAATGAATGTGAAATGGCTATTAATCATTTGATTCATTTGGGGTTATTAGATATCAATACAATTGCAGTCGCTGGACTTTCTCGTGGGGGTTTTGTGGCTCATCAATTAGCAGCTAAGCTATCTCTTATTCATACAGTGGTAACCTTTGCTCCGCTCACTAGTTTTCAAGTGTTTATAGATGACAAAAATGTAGATCTTTTGCAAAACGAGAAGATTTTAAAATTTGAATCAAACCATTTAGTTGATCTTTTATCTCAAAAGTCTATTCGTCTTTTCATTGGCAATAAAGATGACAGAGTAAATACAGACAAATGTTATGAGTTCTTTCGTTTGTTAGTCGATTCCGCTATAAAAAAAGGGATAAAAAGCCCTCCTATAAGCTTAGAAATTAACCCTTCAGTTGGTCATAAAGGACATGGAACTCTCCCCTTTGTTTTTGAAAAAGGGATGAACTGGTTAGCTAATCAATTAAAATTAGATTTATTACCTTCACAACCTTAAAAACTTTTCAAGGTAGAAAATATATTTATTTTAAAAATCATTAGTAAAGGATCGACTGCTTATCTATTCGAATGAGAGAAAAATTTAAGGTATCTATTTCAGGTATAACTTTTATTCAGCTAAATTACAAATCATGATAAGCTATAGTCTAGTTCAGGTTATAATAAATTTCCCTTAAGCGTTTGAAGGATTTATGGTAAAGTACTCTGTTGTTGTACCTTTAAAAAATGAAGAAGAAAATATTAAAGAGCTTATTTTAGAAATTGAGCCTGTTATGGAAAATCTCAATTTTCCATGGGAACTAATTTGCATAAATGATGGCTCAACAGATCTTACAGGATCTATTTTAAACTCTTTAGCTAAACAAAAGCCGTACATTAAAGTTATTCATTTTAATAAAAATTATGGGCAGTCGAGTGCTTTTGATGCCGGATTTAAACATGCCAAAGGAGATTTTGTAATCACTTTAGATGGTGATCGGCAAAATGATCCTAAAGATATCCCTTCTCTTTTACAGCATACAAATACATTTGATTTAATCTGTGGTATCCGAACGAAAAGAAAAGATACTTTTAGTAAAAGAATAATTTCTAAAATTGCTAATAAAGTGCGTTCAAAATTTTGTGATGATGGGGTGAAAGACACCGGTTGCTCTTTAAAAGTTTACCGAAGAAGTGCACTTCAAAAAATTAAAATGTTCAATGGGATGCATCGTTTTTTACCAGCTTTATTTAAAATTGAAGGTTTTAGCATCAAAGAAATTCCCGTTAATCACAGAGAAAGAGTAAAAGGTACAACAAAATATAACTTTTGGAATCGTTCTTTTAATACCATTTCGGACATGCTAGCTGTTAGATGGATGAAAAATCGTCATTTAAATTATAAAATTGATCCTTAAAAGTTATGCATACTGACGTTCGTTCTTGGTTGTATTTGCTGGGATTTATTCCATCATTTTTTTTTACTCTTCGCTTTATTTTACAATGGTTGAAAAGCGAAACAAAAAAACAGTCTTATGTATTTCCATCTTTTTGGATAATATCTTTGATAGGAAATGTTTTACTAATGGTGCACGGTATAATTCAGCTGCAATATCATGTAAGTGTAGTGCAGGGATTTAATGGGGTTATTTCTTGGCGAAACTTACAATTAATGAAAAAAAAAGAAGAAGCTAATTCTTTAAGCTTTGTTATACTTCTACACATTTGTGTTTTTTTTATTGTTACATTAATTTTTATTCTCCAAAATTTTTATTTACACGAAACTTACTGGTTCCGAGTGCCCATAACACCTTGGCAAAGTATCAGCAAAACGGTTTCATTTTCTTGGCATTTTTTAGGTATTATAGGAATAGCTCTT contains these protein-coding regions:
- the gndA gene encoding 6-phosphogluconate dehydrogenase, NADP(+)-dependent, decarboxylating, translating into MEAQADIGLIGLAVMGQNLALNMNDHGFTVAVYNRTVSKVDEFLEGPAKGSKIIPTHSLEEFIKSLKRPRRIMLMVKAGKPVDEFIEHCLPFLEKGDIIIDGGNSLYTDTARRMDYLNQKGILYIGTGISGGEDGARHGPSIMPGGNEEAWPHVKDIFQSISAKVDGLPCCDWVGHGGAGHYVKMVHNGIEYGDMQLIGEAYFLLKHALKTSNQELHHIFDNWNKTELNSYLIEITSAIFGFKDENGEELIDKILDVAGQKGTGKWTVINALDLGMPLTLIGEAVFARCLSALKEERKFASRIFPEVDNNFSGDKNEFIERIRQALYASKIISYAQGFMLMKEAANEYKWQLNYGSIALMWRGGCIIRSAFLNDIKKAFEKNPNLQNLILDDFFKNALVNMQQSWRKVVSIAAELGLAAPCFSTALTFFDGYRTANLPANLLQAQRDFFGAHTYERIDRERGEFFHTNWTGKGGNVSSSSYNV
- the cwlC gene encoding Sporulation-specific N-acetylmuramoyl-L-alanine amidase, yielding MKKILYLMTFCALVFLFTSCASKRVQYDSSPVCTPTNLPPPVYPSQKNQKPIIVLDAGHGGDDFGTHSHTNPKYHEKNLNLATTIFVRDYLEKLGYEVKLTRSTDCFIELNKRADFANKQECHLFVSVHYNSAPSKNAEGVEIYYFQSKGNENRCGESKVLANDILSQIIQITNAKSRGVRHGNFAVIRETKMPAVLVECGFVTNQLEMNKIKDSNYQKLMALAIAKGIDGFVKGKRTS
- the murE gene encoding UDP-N-acetylmuramoyl-L-alanyl-D-glutamate--L-lysine ligase; the encoded protein is MKLKRLIKGINFTEIKGSKEIEITGICSNSQLVVPGNLFIARKGNTYDGNLFITQAVKSGAIAIVTDLFDPTLKNVTQLIHKNIASIEADLAATYYSMPSNNLFMVGVTGTNGKTTTSFLVRHILNDVLPSCGLLGTIEYIIGNHRYQSTHTTPDAITNQKFLKEMINEGCKSAVMEVSSHGLEQNRLQNIHFDIAIYTNLSHEHLDYHKGMEEYAKAKQKLFKSLQKSSKKHPVSVINIDCPWSEKMVVGGAILSYGIEKEADVRATNIVLSSSVNTFDLNYQGKLYKVKSNFVGKFNVYNVLAAICVGIIAKISMERILQLVETFPFVPGRLQPVPNDLNLNIFVDYAHADDPLKNVLETLNELKKGKIITVFGCGGDRDKGKRPKMAKVCESYSDYTIITNDNPRSEDPEIISQEIVKGFSSDAKYEVVLDRYLAIKRAIEIAEDNDTILLAGKGHEKYQIFAHKTIEFDDVKIAFELCNQKNHVSLV
- the penA gene encoding Penicillin-binding protein 2, with the protein product MNNLDKSRLPFIAFFCLLLFCILIIKFYYLQIIDGNYWTSQANKQHYFYVYEPFSRGKFISNSPLKRGHPEKPQSFVMDILKFHLHVDPESIPDRFKEFVITNLVKILHLTKEEQLSFREQFDKKSHDRKLAMWLEKETKEDILKWWNPFAKKNKIPLNALFFVNDYQRSYPYGPMLGQVLHTIQSQKDEKTKQGIPTGGLELYFDDLLKGKNGKKRLMRSPRNAIETQEIISLPQNGADIYLTINHGLQAIAEEEIAKGVRKAKAKSGWAVAMNPKTGEILALAQYPFFYPSDYKRFFNNPNLMEHTKVKAVTDAQEPGSILKAITLAVALKANLEQKKKGKKPLFNPHEMVPTSNSQFPGRAKPLVDTHLHHYLNMYLAFQKSSNIYLARLMEKVVNEFGNEFYRDILCDTFGFGKKTNIELPGESAGLVPKPGKKHPNGCLEWSVPTPFSLAMGHNIMVNSIQMLRAYSVFANGGYLVEPTIVKKIVRKDSRGIQEIIKDNTSENRQKKFPKVLEDEIIKEVVTCLKYSTKQGGTSSRANIWGYTEAGKTGTAKKIENGNYCEKVYFSSFIGFTPVNDPAFVLIVTMDEPEYGFIPGVGKKHHGGFCSAPVFREISQKFLAYLGIPPDDPYGYPKGDPRFDEDKADWYPEVKKMRQLYNEWNNPHSG
- the rsmH gene encoding Ribosomal RNA small subunit methyltransferase H — encoded protein: MYPHFSVLLDECVQAFEGKKLKVFVDGTLGAGGHAEAILEAHSEIELFIGIDQDQSTFLLTKERLKKWENKIKFIHANFEELDLILKKLKLKTIDGIILDLGVSSMQLDQAEKGFSFMKEGPLDMRMNNQSNQTAADLIANLTEAELGKIFRDYGEEKQWRFAARLIVKARVEKEITTTKELVNILQPLQKFHKKGIHFATLIFQALRIAVNRELLVLEKILPVIVEKLSSGSRACIISFHSLEDRIIKNYFRYEASDKEDTSGIGGVFLDKQPRVTLVTKKPIAPTSQEMEKNPRSRSSKLRIIQKI
- the pcnB gene encoding Poly(A) polymerase I precursor, giving the protein MRPQIYHIDDHSIDHHSIDPDALLVMEKLKNAGFTAYLVGGGVRDLILKKQPKDFDISTSAKPEEIKRIFQRNCILIGRRFRLAHIRFGHKILEVSTFRTGADEGDLIVHDNEWGKPEEDVLRRDFTINGLFYDPSTRSVIDYVGGWKDIHDKLIRTIGNPLIRFRQDPVRMIRLLKFQARYGFSIDPPAQIALTTCKEELVKSSPARILEEMFRMLESGYASKFIHLMTEFGLLELLFPCLTHFLETKNGKEIYHYLDFADQINRQNVRRSLERSILTSCLLYPILEKEIQKQFLDKDINPHISDVMLVTTSLIKAFVTSSFSHFPRRISSTVTYILAMQYRLTPPNGKRHSKPKFVRNKEFILALKFLKLRTLINNDLLHHYSHWREIYRQAEHHKDRKHNHKPRPQHVAKTV